One genomic segment of Desulfomicrobium sp. ZS1 includes these proteins:
- the tyrS gene encoding tyrosine--tRNA ligase, giving the protein MTDMELARQLEQIRRGSVEIINEEELIAKLRRGVPLRIKAGFDPTAPDLHLGHTVLIQKLKHFQDLGHQVIFLIGDFTGMIGDPSGKSETRKKLTREEVLRNAETYKKQIFKILDQERTEIAFNSTWMDTFSAAEFIELCSRYTVARMLERDDFEKRFKGNQPISIHEFLYPLVQGYDSVALKADVELGGTDQKFNLLMGRHLQREHGQASQIVLTMPILEGLDGVQKMSKSLGNYIGIDEAPGDMFGKLMSISDELMWRYYELLSDSSLERIATLREQVQSGALHPKVAKEDLAQEITTRFHGAEAGVAAREAFNAVFAKQGVPEDIEVFSVQAGALLVDVLSESGVCSSKGDARRMCKQNAVTIDGRKEEDAAFAFAAGEYVLKIGKKRFLKLVAA; this is encoded by the coding sequence ATGACAGATATGGAATTGGCTCGGCAGCTGGAGCAGATCCGGCGCGGGAGCGTTGAGATCATCAACGAAGAGGAATTGATCGCAAAACTGCGCAGGGGCGTTCCGCTGCGAATCAAGGCCGGGTTTGATCCCACGGCCCCGGACTTGCATCTCGGGCATACGGTGCTGATCCAGAAGCTCAAGCATTTTCAGGATCTTGGGCATCAGGTCATTTTTCTGATCGGTGATTTCACCGGCATGATCGGTGACCCTTCCGGCAAGTCCGAAACGCGCAAGAAATTGACCCGCGAAGAGGTTCTCCGCAACGCCGAGACCTATAAGAAGCAGATTTTCAAGATTTTGGATCAGGAGCGCACCGAGATAGCGTTCAACTCCACCTGGATGGACACGTTTTCTGCGGCTGAGTTCATCGAGCTCTGCTCCCGCTACACCGTGGCCCGCATGCTTGAGCGCGATGATTTTGAAAAGCGGTTCAAGGGCAACCAGCCTATCTCCATCCACGAATTTCTTTACCCGTTGGTACAGGGATACGATTCCGTGGCCCTCAAGGCGGATGTCGAACTCGGTGGCACGGACCAGAAGTTCAATTTGCTCATGGGACGCCACCTGCAGCGCGAACACGGTCAAGCCTCGCAGATCGTACTGACCATGCCCATTTTGGAGGGCCTCGACGGGGTCCAGAAAATGAGCAAGTCGCTGGGCAACTACATCGGCATAGATGAGGCTCCGGGCGATATGTTCGGCAAGCTGATGTCCATTTCGGACGAATTGATGTGGCGCTATTACGAGCTGCTTTCCGACAGTTCCCTGGAACGGATCGCTACCCTGCGCGAGCAGGTACAGTCCGGCGCCCTGCATCCCAAGGTCGCCAAAGAGGATCTGGCCCAGGAGATCACGACGCGCTTTCACGGGGCCGAGGCCGGCGTTGCTGCGCGCGAGGCTTTCAACGCCGTGTTCGCCAAGCAGGGCGTCCCTGAGGATATCGAGGTTTTTTCCGTGCAGGCCGGAGCGCTGCTGGTCGATGTCCTGAGCGAGAGCGGCGTGTGCTCTTCCAAGGGTGATGCCCGGCGGATGTGCAAGCAAAACGCCGTGACCATTGACGGACGCAAGGAAGAGGATGCAGCGTTTGCATTCGCAGCGGGAGAGTACGTGCTCAAGATCGGCAAGAAGCGATTCCTGAAGCTCGTGGCCGCGTAA